The following are encoded together in the Bradyrhizobium genosp. L genome:
- the rpsT gene encoding 30S ribosomal protein S20, translating into MANTTSAKKATRKIARRTIVNKSRRTQMRGAVRTVEEAIKRGDREAALTAMKHAEPELMKAAQRNIVHKNQASRKVSRLSHQIAKLAK; encoded by the coding sequence ATGGCCAATACCACCTCCGCCAAGAAGGCGACCCGCAAGATTGCCCGCCGCACCATCGTCAACAAGTCGCGGCGCACCCAGATGCGCGGCGCGGTGCGCACCGTCGAGGAGGCGATCAAGCGCGGCGACCGCGAGGCGGCGTTGACGGCGATGAAGCACGCGGAGCCCGAACTGATGAAGGCAGCGCAGCGCAACATCGTTCACAAGAACCAGGCGAGCCGCAAGGTGTCGCGCCTGTCGCATCAGATCGCGAAGCTGGCGAAGTGA
- the msrA gene encoding peptide-methionine (S)-S-oxide reductase MsrA translates to MLFMRKTTALPSAAEALPGRATPIPTATTHFVNGSKLQPPYPDGLEQAVFGLGCFWGAERKFWELGDGIYTTAVGYAGGHTPNPTYEEVCSGRTGHTEVVLVVFDPKKISYEKLLKTFWENHNPTQGMRQGNDIGTQYRSAIYTFNDAQRKAAGESEAMYQKALAGKGLGAITTEIAPSGAFYFAEDYHQQYLAKNPAGYCGLGGTGVSCPIGVGVTA, encoded by the coding sequence ATGTTGTTCATGCGCAAGACCACTGCGTTGCCGAGCGCCGCCGAGGCGCTGCCCGGCCGCGCGACGCCGATCCCGACCGCGACCACGCATTTCGTCAACGGCAGCAAGTTGCAGCCGCCGTATCCCGACGGCCTCGAGCAGGCCGTGTTCGGGCTCGGCTGCTTCTGGGGTGCCGAGCGCAAGTTCTGGGAGCTCGGCGACGGCATCTACACGACCGCGGTCGGCTATGCCGGCGGCCACACCCCGAACCCGACCTATGAAGAGGTCTGTTCGGGACGCACCGGCCACACCGAGGTGGTGCTGGTCGTGTTCGATCCGAAGAAGATCTCCTACGAGAAGCTCTTGAAGACGTTCTGGGAGAACCACAACCCGACGCAGGGCATGCGACAGGGCAACGACATCGGCACGCAATATCGCTCGGCGATCTACACCTTCAACGACGCGCAGCGCAAAGCGGCTGGCGAGTCGGAGGCGATGTATCAGAAGGCGCTGGCCGGCAAGGGCCTCGGCGCCATCACCACCGAGATCGCACCGTCGGGCGCGTTCTACTTCGCCGAGGACTATCATCAGCAGTACCTCGCCAAGAATCCGGCGGGCTATTGCGGGCTCGGCGGCACCGGCGTGTCCTGCCCGATCGGCGTCGGCGTTACCGCCTAG
- a CDS encoding dienelactone hydrolase family protein, translating into MGQDIRLKASDGFEFGTYRADPASAPKGAVVVIQEIFGVNHHIRSVCDRLAKEGYVTVAPSIFDRSEPGFQSGYSPDEIANARKFVANPDWAALLRDTQAAIDAVKSAGPVGIIGFCLGGSIAYAAATKLNGLSAAVGYYGGVIARFADDKPTVPAQLHFGEKDSGIPLSDVETIKSKRPEVEIFIYPGAQHGFHCDERASYDKASADIAWPRSLEFFAKHLKK; encoded by the coding sequence CCCGGCCAGTGCGCCGAAGGGCGCGGTCGTCGTGATCCAGGAGATTTTTGGCGTCAACCACCACATCCGCTCGGTCTGCGACCGGCTAGCGAAAGAAGGCTATGTCACGGTCGCGCCGTCGATCTTCGATCGCAGCGAACCCGGCTTCCAGAGCGGCTATTCGCCGGATGAAATCGCCAATGCGCGAAAATTCGTCGCCAATCCGGACTGGGCCGCGCTGCTGCGCGACACCCAGGCCGCGATCGATGCGGTGAAGTCGGCCGGCCCGGTCGGCATCATCGGCTTCTGCCTCGGCGGCAGCATCGCCTATGCGGCGGCCACCAAGCTGAACGGGCTGTCGGCCGCGGTCGGTTATTACGGCGGCGTCATCGCGCGCTTTGCCGACGACAAGCCAACGGTGCCGGCGCAATTGCATTTCGGCGAGAAGGATTCCGGCATTCCCCTGAGCGACGTCGAGACCATCAAGTCGAAGCGGCCCGAGGTCGAGATCTTCATCTATCCCGGCGCCCAGCACGGCTTCCACTGCGACGAGCGCGCAAGCTACGACAAGGCCAGCGCCGACATCGCCTGGCCGCGCAGCCTGGAGTTCTTTGCGAAGCATTTGAAGAAGTGA
- a CDS encoding polysaccharide biosynthesis/export family protein has translation MSTSGPVAVAPQASLDSVAYGQVYAPAPVANGGGGAISALQSAFASSPRGYVAPAPAPVVYAAPAVEPVAYDNSYHLGPGDKLRVVVYGQEGLTNSYSIDAAGSITMPLIGTVPARGRTPAGLAAEITGRLRNGYIREPSVAVEIEAYRPFFILGEVAAPGQYPYVPNMTVESAVAIAGGFGPRAKRDSVTLTHSDASGSGRFVVPLGTPMAPGDTVFVGERWF, from the coding sequence ATGAGCACGAGCGGGCCGGTGGCCGTCGCTCCGCAAGCCAGCCTCGACTCCGTCGCCTATGGCCAGGTCTACGCGCCGGCCCCGGTCGCCAATGGCGGCGGTGGTGCGATCAGCGCGCTGCAATCGGCGTTCGCCAGTTCCCCCCGCGGCTACGTCGCGCCTGCGCCAGCGCCGGTGGTCTATGCCGCGCCGGCGGTCGAGCCGGTCGCCTACGACAATTCCTATCACCTCGGGCCCGGCGACAAGCTGCGCGTCGTGGTCTACGGCCAGGAAGGCCTCACGAACTCCTATTCGATCGACGCCGCGGGCTCGATCACGATGCCATTGATCGGCACGGTGCCGGCGCGCGGCCGCACCCCGGCTGGGCTTGCCGCCGAAATCACCGGTCGGCTGCGCAACGGCTACATCCGCGAGCCGTCGGTGGCGGTCGAGATCGAGGCCTATCGTCCCTTCTTCATACTGGGCGAGGTCGCGGCACCCGGCCAATATCCCTACGTGCCGAACATGACGGTCGAGAGCGCGGTGGCGATCGCCGGCGGCTTCGGGCCGCGCGCCAAGCGCGACAGCGTGACGCTCACGCACAGCGACGCGTCCGGCTCCGGCCGTTTCGTGGTGCCGCTCGGCACACCGATGGCGCCCGGCGACACCGTGTTCGTCGGCGAGCGCTGGTTCTGA